A segment of the Lactobacillus sp. ESL0700 genome:
CTTGCTCAATTACTTCGGGACCATTCAAGCCAATTCGTGCCTTATCCGTGCCAATAACGTATGACAACAACGCATTAGTAATTGACATACCGCCAAATGAACCAACGCGACCCGGCACCAAACCAATTACTGGAACGTACTTCTTCAAGGCAACGACCATATTATGAATTTCAGAAATCGAAAGCAAACCATAATTTGCTTCCTGCAGCCGCACGCCACCTGTATCTAAAATCAAAATCGGATAAATGGTTTTTCCTGCCTGATTATCAGCTAACGCGTGTTCCAGTGCTGCCACAATTTTGGCACCAGAGACCTCACCAATACCGCCGCCTTGAAATGAACCTTCGATTGAAATGACAACTACCTGCTTGCCCTTCATGGTTCCTCTCATAATTACGATGCCGTCATCCGATTCCGGCACAATATTTTGCGGCTCTAAATGTGGTGAAATTAGGTCATCAAACGGCCCGATTAATTCGCGCTTTGAGCCTTGGTCAAGCAATGCCTCTGCTCTTTGACGAGCATGCAATTCCACAAAACTATTGTTCATCGTTCAATGCCTCCATTGCTTGAGTAAGACGCAAATTTACAACACCCGGTGTAGCGCCATAATCATTAATTTCAAACTTGGCCAACAGCGGATAACGAGCAAAAAAGCGTTCCAAAACATTCTGCCAAACTTTTTGAAAGCCATCACTGCCAGTGATAATATCAAGCTCCGATTGCTTTGCCGTAGTTGGACGCATAATTATTTCCAAATCACCGGAAGCAACAACACCAACATGAACAGGCCGTGCAATTGGCTCATGTGCTGCAAAACTAAAATGTAACTTCTCCATAATTTTAATTCTCCTCTATTAAACTTAGCTCCAACTGCGGAACTTAGCTGGTGGTGTGTACAGACCTTTAGACCACTTAACAAGGTCTTCCATATTTTGCGCCGCTAACAGCGAACGCGTTGCCTGATTTCTTTTCACACCTAAATCCTCAGGAAAAGCCACTATGCCACGCTGACGCAAATCCTTAACTGTTGCTGGATTAGAACGCAAGCCAACTGGCGTCACACCAGCAATTGCCTCAATGGCTGCCTGCCGTTCCGCCATACTGTCGGTCTTGTATAAATAGGCAACGCCTTCTTCGGTAACGATATGCGTTGTGTCCTCGGAATAAATCATGATGGGTACGTTCTTCAGTTTGGCTTCTTTTTGCACCTCAACTGCATCAAGCTGATCGACAAAAACCGGCTTTTTATTAGCGCCAAAAGTTTCTACCATTTGCACTACCAATTTTTGTCCCTTACCTAACGGATTATCGTCAGGCCGTAAACTTTGCCAAGCAGGTGTGGAATGTCGCCGTCCTGTTGGGTTCGATCCCATGTTAGGCGCACCGCCAAAGCCGGACAGCCGCCCGTGAGTTACCGTCGAAGAATTACCGTACTGGTCAATCTGCAACGTTGACCCGACAAACATATCGAGCGCGTATTGCCCAGCCATTTGGCCATAAGCACGGTTTGAACGCATTGTCCCATCAGGGCCAACAAAGAAAACATCTGGCCTGGCAGCAATGTATTTTTCCATTCCAACTTCACCACCAAAAGAGTGAATTGACTCAATCCAGCCCGATTCAATCGCCGGAATTAATGTTGGTGTTGGGTTGACCTCCCAGTTAGGAACAATTTTGCCTTTTAACCCCAGCTGCTCACCATAGGTTGGTAGTAACAATTCAATCGCCGCGGTGTTAAAGCCAACCCCATGGTTAACTGACTGCACGTTGTGCTTTTCATAAATGCCCCGAATAGCCATCATTGCCATTAAAATCTGCAATTCTGTAATGTTTTGCGGATCACGAGTAAACAGTGGCTCAAGTTGATACGGTTCATCTGCAGGAATAATCACGTCAACCCAATCTCCCGGAATATCAACTCGCGGAACTTGATCGACAATCTCATTTGCCTGCACAATCACAATCCCGTCATGAAAAGCGGCCGCTTCAACAATTACCGGCGTTTCTTCGGTATTGTAACCTGTGTACAAATTGCCCACGCGATCAACCTTATCGGCAGCAACCAAAACAACATTGGGGATTAAGTCAATATATAATCTGGCATATAATTCCAAGTATGTATGAATATCGCCAACTTGCAAAGTGCCGTCGGCAATCATTTGCGACACCCGCGTACTTTGCGGACCAGCATAAGAAAAATCAATCTTGCTGGCAATCCCATCCTCAAAAATATCCAAATGTTCAGGCCGAGAAATACTGCTCATAATCATGTGCAAATGGTTGACCTTTTCCGGATCAACATTGGCCAATGTTTTAGATAAAAAGCTGGCCTGCTTTTGGTTATCGCCTTCTAGCACAACCTTATCGCCGGGATTAATCAGGGCTTCCAAAACAGCTGTCGCATCTTCGGTTTTAGCAAACTTACCATCTAACAGCCGACTAGCATTAGCCAATTTTTGCTGTTTAGCCTCACGGTGTGTGGCCCAATTTCGTCTTTCACTCATTTTTACTACCTCTTTTTCCATTTATTTAATAGGTAAATCGCATCGGCAACGCTTGTTTGATTAAGGCTAATCTGTCGTAAATCGCCAAATGTTTGGTGCAAAATCGTCTTAAATGGCGTACCTGGTGCAAAGTTGACAATTACTTCCGGCTGATAATCCTGCGCTACATTAATCATGTCTTCAAAATATACTGGGTATATTAAGTTATTAATTAAATCCGTAGCCACAAACTCTGCCTGACGAACGCTGCGCCCCGAATAGTTAGTTAAGTAGCGGCAATGCGGTTTAGCAATCGTAATTTGCGCAATTTCCTGCTCTAGTTGTTCAGCTACCTTTTGCATCAATGGTGAATGCGACGGCACCGGCACTCTTAATCGTTGTGCTATGACGGCACCGTTTTGCTTGGCTAATTGCAATACCTGGTCAATTGCCGTCAGCTTGCCTGAAATACAAGTTTGGTTAGCTGCGTTTTGATTTGATAAAAAAACCGGAGTAGCAGAAGAGTTTATCTGCGCCACTAACGGTGCCAGCTGCCTTCTAGTTAAACCCGCGACAACTCCCATGCCATAGCCACTGGGATACGCGTTCTGCATCAAGCTTGCGCGGTGTTTAACAACTTGAAACAAATCATCTTGCTTAATGCTACCAGCTGCATAGGCTGCCGCAAAAGCACCTAAACTATGACCTGCCACTAAATCAGGCTTATTTCCAGCGGCAATTAGCTGATTAATCTGGTCAACTTGCACTAACGCAATGCTAACTTGCAATTGAACTGAATCACGATAGCCCTCTGCTGTGTCCACTAATTTTAGCCCCAACAATTGCTCAACGTGCTCTTTTAATTCAGGAGTGACGTGAGCCAGCATCCCAGCAAATTGACTACCCTGTCCTGGAAACAACCATAATGCCCGCAAAAGACCATCTTCTTTCTTTTATCAAATTACCTAAGCCAATTTTAAACTTTATTTTTAACAGAAAAAAGGGTTTTATCGCTTGCGATAGGTTAACTAGTTTACAATTAATTTTGCTTTTAGTATTAATATTTTAATATATTATGATTGCCATTAATCTTAATTTCATAAGTATACCAGCACTGGTTTAATTATTAAGAATCCATAAATATTAAAAATATTTAGCAATTATTAATTTAATATGCTAAAATTTATAACAAATTTATTAAAACTAAATTAAATATAGAGGAGCAAAACTATGCGAAAATTTAAAACATTAAGTTCCCTTGGAATTATAACCACAGCCGCACTCGTTTTGACTGCTTGTGGTAAGAGCAGTGACACCGCAAATGAAAGTAAATCAGTTAGTAAATTACCGGAATCTACCCCAGTTAAAGCCACTAAACAAGGCGGTACTTTGAAGTTAGCATTAGAAACTGACACCCCGTTTTCTGGTATTTTTTCTAATGAATTATCAACCAGTGATATTGATTCCGAGGTTGCCAGCCCCGGTGCAGAAACACTCTTTGATACCGATAATCATTACCGAATTACCGACAAAGGCCCAGCCACTTTAAAACTTAACCGCAAGAATAACACGGTTACGATTACAGTGAAAAAAGGCGTTAAATGGTCGGATGGTAAGCAAGTAACGGCCAAGGACTTGGAATATCCTTACGAAATTATTGCTAATAAGACTTCCAAATCTGAGCGTTATAACAAGAATTTGGAAAACATCTTGGGCTTGAAGGATTATCATGATGGCAAGGCCAGCAGCATTTCTGGGATTGAAATGCCTAATGGCGAGAACGGCCGAACCATTATCATTCATTTCTATGAATTAAAGCCCGGTATGTACAACAGTGGTAACCGCTACTTCTGGGAAACAGCCGAGCCTTACCATTACTTAAAGAATGTTCCGTTTAGCAAATTGGTATCTTCTGACCAAATTAGAAAAAAGCCCCTGTTCTTTGGTCCCTTCAAGGCTGCCAAAGTTACTCGCGGGCAATCAGTTACATGGACGCCTAATAAGTATTATTGGCGTGGTAAACCAAAGTTAAATAAAATCATTCTTCAAGTTGTTACCCCTAATTCAGCAACGCAGGCGATTAAGAGCCACAAGTTCGACGTCGCCGACATTATTCCAACGCAATGGATGCAAGTTAAAGATACCAAGAACGTCAACTTTATTGCGCAAATCCCGCTGGCTTACCATTATATTGGTTTCAAAGTCGGTAAATGGGACGCCAAGCAGAATAAGAACGTCATGAACAAAAACGCCAAAATGAATAACAAAGCGCTGCGGCAAGCCATCGGCTACGCAATGAATGTTGACCAGGTCGATAAGCATTACACTCATGGGATTAAGTTCCGCGTGCCAACGCTAATTCCGGCACAATACGGTGATTATTCGGACCAGACAAATCCGGGCTTTAACTTTAATTTGAAAAAGGCCAACAATATTTTAGATAAGGCGGGCTTCAAGAAAAAGGGCAAGTGGCGCACACAACCAAATGGTAAGCCGCTAACTATCACCTTCGCCGCAATGAGTGGTGATACCAACCAAGAGCCAATTGTTCAAAATTATTTGCAGCAATGGCACAAGATTGGTTTGAATGTTAAGTTGGCTGGTGGTCGCTTGACTGAATTTAATTCATTCTATGATAAAATTCAAAACGATGATCCGACAATTGACATGTATATGGCTGGCTGGGGACTGCCAAGTGAGCCTTCGCCGCAATCGTATTATAGTGAAACTTCAATCTTAAATTACATGCGTTATGTAACTCCTGAAAATAATAAGTTATTACGCGAAATCGATTCTCCTAAAGCATTTAACCACAAATACCGGGTACAAAAATTCCACGAATGGCAAAAGTACATGGCTGCCCAAGCTTGGGCAATTCCAATTGATAATGCCTATACAATTACTGCCGTTAACTCCGACATTACTGGCTATTCAAAAGAGCCAGCACAATCAAACAACAATCACCCACTTTGGTATAAAGTTGGTTTTGTTAAATAGTCATTTTTAAACCAAACTACTCCTTAATTTTGCATGAAAAAAGGTCAACTCTTCAAATCCGAAAAGTTGGCCTTTTGTCTTTTATTCAATAACGTTTAATTTTTCACCGTTTAGATATGCACGCAAGTTGGCAAACACAATTTGTAAAAGTCGGTCGCGTGTCTCCCGTGGAGCCCATGCAATATGTGGCGTAATGTAGCAATTCTTGGCTGTCAGCAACGGACTATCTGCCGGAATCGGTTCAGCTTGAGCAACATCGACACCAGCTGCAGCAACTTGACCATCATTCAAAGCAGCAGCAAGGTCGGCTTCATTGATTAAACCGCCGCGAGCCGTATTAATAATGACAACACCAGGCTTCATTTTTTTAATTGAAGCTGCACAAATCATATCGGTTGTTTCTGGAGTTTGCGGCACGTGCAGCGTGATAATATCCGCTTGCTTGTACAGCTCGTCAAGACTCACCTGCTTAACCCAAGGGCCAGGAACATCTTTAGGACGATGATTATAGAAAATAATGTTCATTCTAAAAGCATGAGCAATCTCAGCAACTCGTTTAGCAATGGCACCAAAGCCGACTAAACCAATCGTCTTGCCTTGCAGTTCAGATAATGGCTTAGCCCAGAAGGTGAAGTCGGGATTGCTCGTCCACTTACCTTCATGAACTAGCTTGTTATGCAAACCAACTTGATTATAAATTTCTAGCAGCAAGGCAAAGGTAAATTGGGCCACGGCATCTGAGCCATAACTTGGGACGTTGGTTACCGTGACACCAGCGTTTTTGGCTGCATCAAGGTCAATCACATTGTAGCCCGTGGCCGTCACGCCAATATATTTCAAGTTTGGCGCTGCATTAATCACATGCTCATTAAGTGGCGTCTTATTGGTTAACACGATTTCAGCGTCACCAATTCGCTTTAAAATTTCGGCATCATCATCAATCGGAGTCCGATCATAAAATTGACAATCGCCAAAATCCTTAAGTGGTGTCCAGTCAAGATCGCCAGGGTTCAAAGCATAACTATCCAAATTTACAATTTTCATGCTGTTTCCTCATTTCTATCCGTAAAGAGTTTTAATCAAGACTATTATAGCAATTAATTAGCCAAATTATTATTCAGTTGCTTGTTTTTAACACAATACTTAAATAGTTAAAATATTGGCGGCACTTTTATTTAAATTCTGCTAAAACTGCTTTGAAATTTAAAATAAGAAAACTTATAATTGTATTTCTTTATATTCATTTTTTAGATATAATATTTATTACAGAACAGCTAAAGCTGGTGGCTATTTCTTTCAAAAGAGGTGGTGCTTATGGTGTATTTACACCTAGCGCAAAATCCTAATGAAAGGAGGTTAGCCCTATACCTTTATGGGTATTGCACTTTTTATCTTGCGTTTAGCAATTATCTTTACAGTGGTAAGCTACTTGTTATCTTCTTTAACGAATGCGACAAAGTCCTTAACTACCTGGATTATTGCTTTAGCAAGATTGTTTCTTGTAATCAAACTATTTTTTACGAGAAACAAAAAGTAATCACTTTAGCTTGGGAGAGCTAGTGATTACTCCATAATTACTACTTGCCACCACTTTAGCTAGTGGCTTCTGTAAGGAGTTCTATCGTAAGTAGAACTCCGTTTCTTTTGTTATTGTAGCACACATATTTTGAGAATAAAACAAAAAGTAATCACTTTAGCTTTGGCGAGTTAATGATTACTTTGTAAACATATTCTTTGCCACCACTTTAGCTAGTGACTTCTGTAAGGAGTTCTATTCCAAGTAGAACTCCTTTTCTCTTGTTATTGTAACATATGTATTTTGATATTAGTATATATTTTTTAGGTATACTATAATCTGTTATTGTCATATTTTTCGCTTGTAGCTATCTATAAAGAATAGCATCTATCGACTTTAAGACATAATATTCTTAATACAAATTCTTTTTTAAAAATAATTGCTAACTCTACAGCCTTTCATCACTTATTGCTATAATTAATTATGATTACTATAAAAAGAAGGTACAAAAATGATTAAGTTTTATGGTTATAAACGTTGTTCAACCTCGCGCAGTGCCGAAAAGTGGCTGCATGAGCATGATGTTGACGTCGACTTTCAAGATTTAGTAGAGCAGCCACCTAAAAAAGAAGACCTAGTTAACTGGATGACCGCCCATCAGGACCGCGGATTGCGTTACTTCTTCAACACTCACGGCATGGACTACCGCAAACTGCACTTAAAGGACCAATTACCAGACATGACAATTGATAAAGCAGCCGAAATGATGTCCAAGAACGGCAAACTAATCAAACGGCCACTTGTTGTTGATGGCGACAAGCTAACCTGCGGCTTCAACGAAGATGTTTACAAAGATACTTGGCTATCAAAGCGAGCTTAATGCTCGTTTTTATTTTGCCTATTTTCTATGCCTGCAATAACCTTTATAATAGGAAATAAAAAAGGAGCACAGTATGAAATACAATCAATATGCATATGTCGAAACCGACTTTAAAACGCAAGTGCAAGAATTACTTAACATTCAATTTTTACCAAAAAATTATCAAGAACTAACTTTTAGCGGGTTACTAGCAGAATTGGTCGAAAACGCGCTGGCGGAGGTTAATCCTACCGCAGATTTTGCAAGACAAGCTAAGCTGAGTGAATTTGCCGTTTCAGAAACACAAACCTTGGCCGACTTTTTAACAGCAAATCCAGAAAGCATCACACTAGATCAATTTTATAACATTGCCTTGCAGCTTTTGGGCTACCACGTTCACTACGATTATCAGCTGGCTGACCCACTCGGCTTTATGACCAAGCAGGCCCTACCGATAGTTTCTAACATTAACAACAAGGATGAGCTAATTCATGCTTTTTACCGGTTGTTAAACACCCGCGCTAAAAACGGTCAACTATTAATTGATGTCATGGCTGGTAAAGGTTACTTTCACGAAAAACTCCTTGGTGACCCTGAGAGTATATTTATCTTATTTAACGGCAAAAGCTTGCCAGTATTTGATACCAGCAATGTTATTCGCGAAGTTGTCTATGTGGAAAGCGACCTCGATACTGATAGCGATGGTCAATCGGACTTATTACAAACGACTATTTTTCGCCCAGTGGAAAGCGAAATGATGAAGGTCCCAGCACTTTATACTGCTAGCCCTTACTTTGGCGGCGTTATTGATAACGTTAAACGCAATCACAGTGTCGATGAGAATTTGAGTGATGCAACTGAATGGACTAATCCGCAATATGAACCTACAGCTCGAGTAAAAGCCAAAAAGTCTGGCTCTGAAAATCATGCGGCAATGGAAGAAGCTGTCGGCAAATCATCTTACACATTTAACGAGTACATGCTTGCCCGCGGCTTCGCCAGTGTCTTTGCCGGCGGCATCGGAACTCGCGGCTCTGACGGCTTGCGCATTACAGGTTCTCCTGAAGAAACCGAAAGTGCCAAGGAAATTATCGAGTGGCTGCACGGCGATCGTATTGCTTATACTGATCGCAATCGAACTCATCAAGTTAAGGCTTCATGGTGCAACGGCAATATCGGCATGACCGGTCGCTCCTACTTGGGCACCCTGCAAATCGCCGTTGCCACAACTGGAGTTAAGGGGCTAAAAACCGTTGTTTCTGAAGCCGCTATCTCCTCATGGTACGACTATTACCGTGAACACGGCTTAGTGATCGCCCCCGAGGCCTGCCAAGGTGAAGACATGGACCTGCTTGCCGAGACCTGTCAGTCTAATCTTTGGGACGCAGGTTCTTATTTGAAGATCAAGCCGAAGTATGATGCCATGCAACAGCGGCTTTTAACTAAAGAAGACCGCACAACAGGACAGTATTCGGACTTTTGGGAAGCACGCAACTATCGCCACCATACAGACAATATTAAATGCTCTTGGATCAGTGTTCACGGGCTCAATGATTGGAATGTTAAGCCGAAGAATGCTTACAAAATTTGGCAAAAAATCAAAAACTTGCCGCTGCCAATTAAGCCGCACTTGTTCCTACATCAAGGGCCGCATTACAACATGAATAACCTGGTTTCAATTGACTTTACCGACCTGATGAACCTCTGGCTTGTTCATGAGTTGCTCGAAGTTGATAATGGTGCTGAAAAGCAGTGGCCAACCGTCATGATTCAAGATAATTTAGAAGCTGACATTTGGCATCAAGAAGCTGATTGGAGTGATGAGTTAGGTCAAGAAATGACTTATTACCCAACTGATGATGGTGAGCTGCAAAAAGATGGCAATGGCAAAAAGCAACTAGCATTTGTTGATGTTGGCGGGCAAAAATTTAAACAAGCCCATATTTCTGAGAGTGACTGGCAATATCAATTTATCTGCGGCAAAGAGCCGTGGGCATCATCAAGCCTGCGCTTTACCACCGATGAATTTATTCATCCCGTGACGATTGTGGGTCGACCCGAAGTTACAGTTCATGTTTCTTCCAGTTTGAACAAGGGTCAACTCTCAGTTGCCCTAGTTGAGTTAGGTGATCGCAAGCGCCTGACAGCCACGCCTAAATTCCTAATGCCTGGCGGACAAGAACTCGGCTATCGCTTTGGCACTGATACCCTGCAAGAGTTCATGCCGGACAAGCTAACCCATGCTAAATTAATTACCAAAGCACACATGAACTTGCAGAATTACGCTGATATGAAAAAGCCTGCTGCGATTGAAGCTGGACAGTTTTATGACCTGACCTTTAAATTGCAGCCAACTTATTATCGGCTTCCTGTCGGCAGTCGCCTGTGCCTAATCATCTATTCCACTGACCAAGGCATGACTAAGCGCCCACTTGAAGAAGCAACTTATACAGTTGATCTGGCAAAGACAGCAATTAAATTTAGTCAAAAATAATCAAAAAATCGTTAGAACTTAATAGTTCCAACGATTTTTTAATTTTAAGCAACAATTTTTATTGCCAGTGCTTCATATGGTCTTAGATGCAAAGAGTGATTAATTTCAACTTCATCTTCTTGATAATTACTAATTAAAACCTGGTAAGTCCGATTGCAGTACTCCTCTGGCACACTGACCACATGCTCTTGACCATAAAAATTATTAAAGACTAATATTTTTGGTGAATCATCATCCAAATAGCGTTCATAGGCCAGCACACTCTGATCAGATTTCAAGAACATTTTAATATGGCCATCTGAAATTAAATCTTCATGCTTACGTAACTTAATCAGCTGTTGATAATAATTGAAGATTTCACCCTTCGTCAGTTCTTTTTTGACATTAATCTGCGCCTGATTTTTCGGCATTAGCCACGGCTTGACCTTACTAAAGCCAGCATATTTTTGATTATCCCAGTGCATTGGCGTACGCGAATTATCGCGAGATTTGGCATGGACAATGGCGAAGGCCTCTTGATCTGACATGCCTTGCTTTTTCAAATTATTAAAGGCATTTTTGCTTTCAATATCAACATAACTATTGATTGAAGAATAATCAGGATCGGTCATTCCGATTTCTTCCCCCATATAAATGTACGGCGTGCCCCGCATCAGATGAATTGCAGTAGCCAGCATCTCGGCAGACTTTGCCCTGTACTTTCCGGGGTCGCCAAATCGGCTCAAGGCCATTGGTTGATCATGATTATTCCAAAACAGAGCATTCCAGCCGCCACCTTGATCCATCTCTTCCTGCCATTGAGTTAACAAACTTTTCAGTTTCATAAAATCAAACGGCATCTTGGTCCACTTTTCACCATTTTTGTAATCAACCTTTAAGTGATGAAAGTTAAACACCATTGATAATTCATGCTCACTAGGCTTGGAATACGCAATCGAATTTTTAATGGTTGTTGAAGACATTTCGCCAACTGTAATGCTATCAGGATCCTTGCCAAAACTGGCCGCATTCATTTCTTTTAAATACTTATGAACTACTGGCGTATCAGTGTAGAGACTCTTTTCTTCTACAGGGTCAGTTGAATCAACTAACTTAGCTGCCTTTCCAGTAACATTGATTACGTCAAACCTGAAGCCCTTTACTCCCTTAGAACGCCAAAAGTTGATTACCTTGTAGACTTCCTGTCTTACTTCAGGATTGTGCCAATCAAGGTCAGCCTGGCTTGGATCATAGAGATGTAAATAATAATAATCGCTATCGCCGAACTTAGCCCAAGCAGGACCGCCGAATTTACTCTGCCAATTGGTCGGCAAACTGCCATCTTTTTTAGCTTTACGTAAATAGAAAAACTTCTGGTACTTTTCATCGCCTGCCAGAGCCTTTTGAAACCAGATATTGCTAGTCGAACAATGATTAAAGACCATGTCCAGCATCACATCAACATTAATTTCTTTTAGCTTAGCAACCAGCTCATCAAAGTCCGCCATCGTGCCAAAGAGCGGGTCGATCTGATAATAATTCGCAATATCATAGCCATTATCGCGCTGCGGCGAAACAAAAAAGGGATTAAACCAGACCATATCAACATTTAACTTTTTGATATAAGGAATTTTTTGAATGATTCCACGAATATCGCCAACACCATCACCATTAGCATCATAGAAAGATTTGGGATAAATCTGATAGATTATCTTTTTACCTAAATTAACCATATAATTTCTCCTTAAAATCTAATTCTTTGTCTGCGCGCAAAATCAACAAATTTAAATTTACTTGGATCATGATAAGACAGTGTCAACTGGAACAAGGTTGCATCACTCAAATAATTATGACTAGCAACCAGTACAGCGGTTTTGTCCTTCAAGCTTAGCTTTCTTTGCAATTCATCGTCGACCTTCTCAACCGTAATTGCCTTGGTCGCATACGAAACTTCCAACCCTTTTTCATTTTCTAGGTAGTTATAAATTGAGGTCTGAGCCGCATCTAGTGGCAACTCGTTAATCGGTGGTGAAAAGAGAAAATCACAATCAAGAATTTCTGCATTGCCATTAATTTTTCGTAATCGCTCAACATAAAACCCAGTTTGTTGCTTTTCATTAGGAAACTTTTTCTTAAAAAGTTCAGGTAAAGTATGCATCTTCTCTAAAGTTAAAACCTCAGTTTGTGCATCCATGCCTAAAGACTTACTTAATTCCGCAAAACTCGAAATACCAGAAATTGGAAAAGAATACTGCTCCAAATTCAAAACAAGAGATCCCTTACCACGTATCTTTTGAATTAAGCCTAACGAATTTAACCCCTGCAATGCCTTACGCACCGTCTCTCTCGAGGTCCCGTATAACTTAGTTAACTCACTTTCGCTTGGTAAAAAAGAATTAGCTTTAAATTGCTCGTGTTTAATTTTGGCTGCAATATCTTGCGCAATAATATCTGATTTCGACTGCATTATGGTTTTCCTTTCACTTAATCAGATTAATTATATCTGCTTATGTACATACAAGTAAATAAACTTTGCGAGTTTTGTTACAAATATTATTAAATATTCTATTGCATCTTGTCTAGACAAGTATGATAATAATCATAAATCATTTATTAATAAATGCAAATTTATTTAGTTAGAAAGAAGGAAAACTAATGGCAATTAACAAAGAAACTGCTCTATTAGCTCCTGCAAACGGAAAAGTTGTCGCTCTCAGCAGCATTGATGATCCTGTTTTTAGCAAAGGAACAATGGGACAGGGATTTGGTTTAATACCAACTGATGGTGAAGTTGTTGCACCAGTTTCCGGAAAGGTTGTGACGGTTGCAGAAACCAAGCATGCAATTGGTTTCAAAACTCCTGATGGCCTTGAAGTGCTGGTTCACATGGGGATTGACACTGTAACGCTTAAGGGCCAGCCATTTACAATTAATATTCAAAATGGTACTGAAGTTAAAGCTGGACAAGTAATTGCCCAAATGGATCTTAAAGCCATTAAAACTGCCAAGTTAGACCCGACAATCATTACAGTTATTACCAATACAAATGATGCAATTGATGGGCTAGATATTACGGAAGGTGACACATCTAGTGGCGCTAAAGTAGCAACAGCTTACCTTAAAAGTGACACTCAACCCGCATCTAATAAAAAGCTATCGTATGATGAACTAGCTACTTTCATTATAAAAAATGTCGGCGGTCCAGAGAATATTAACAACGTCATTCACTGTATTACTCGGTTACGGTTCTATCTTAAAGATGAAGCTCAAGCTAATGATGATGTGCTTAAAAATCAACGCGGCATTCTTGACGTCATGCACGCATCCGGTCAATATCAAGTCGTTATCGGCGATGGCGTTGCCAACCTCTACGATGCCTTAGTCAAGCAGTTACCAGAATTAGATGATTCAGCTGCACCGACAGCTACGCAAAATGATGGTAAAAATCCGTTCTCTCGGGCAATCAATAACCTAATCGGCTTTATTACGGGCTCAATGAGTCCTGTCATTGGAGTTATTGCCGCATCTGGTATTATCAAAGGGATTCTTGCACTGCTAACACTGCCACAACTTGGTTCTCTACTTAACGTTAACAGCGTGCCTTACATT
Coding sequences within it:
- a CDS encoding malonate decarboxylase subunit delta translates to MEKLHFSFAAHEPIARPVHVGVVASGDLEIIMRPTTAKQSELDIITGSDGFQKVWQNVLERFFARYPLLAKFEINDYGATPGVVNLRLTQAMEALNDEQ
- the mdcA gene encoding malonate decarboxylase subunit alpha produces the protein MSERRNWATHREAKQQKLANASRLLDGKFAKTEDATAVLEALINPGDKVVLEGDNQKQASFLSKTLANVDPEKVNHLHMIMSSISRPEHLDIFEDGIASKIDFSYAGPQSTRVSQMIADGTLQVGDIHTYLELYARLYIDLIPNVVLVAADKVDRVGNLYTGYNTEETPVIVEAAAFHDGIVIVQANEIVDQVPRVDIPGDWVDVIIPADEPYQLEPLFTRDPQNITELQILMAMMAIRGIYEKHNVQSVNHGVGFNTAAIELLLPTYGEQLGLKGKIVPNWEVNPTPTLIPAIESGWIESIHSFGGEVGMEKYIAARPDVFFVGPDGTMRSNRAYGQMAGQYALDMFVGSTLQIDQYGNSSTVTHGRLSGFGGAPNMGSNPTGRRHSTPAWQSLRPDDNPLGKGQKLVVQMVETFGANKKPVFVDQLDAVEVQKEAKLKNVPIMIYSEDTTHIVTEEGVAYLYKTDSMAERQAAIEAIAGVTPVGLRSNPATVKDLRQRGIVAFPEDLGVKRNQATRSLLAAQNMEDLVKWSKGLYTPPAKFRSWS
- a CDS encoding acyltransferase domain-containing protein produces the protein MRALWLFPGQGSQFAGMLAHVTPELKEHVEQLLGLKLVDTAEGYRDSVQLQVSIALVQVDQINQLIAAGNKPDLVAGHSLGAFAAAYAAGSIKQDDLFQVVKHRASLMQNAYPSGYGMGVVAGLTRRQLAPLVAQINSSATPVFLSNQNAANQTCISGKLTAIDQVLQLAKQNGAVIAQRLRVPVPSHSPLMQKVAEQLEQEIAQITIAKPHCRYLTNYSGRSVRQAEFVATDLINNLIYPVYFEDMINVAQDYQPEVIVNFAPGTPFKTILHQTFGDLRQISLNQTSVADAIYLLNKWKKR
- a CDS encoding oligopeptide ABC transporter substrate-binding protein; its protein translation is MRKFKTLSSLGIITTAALVLTACGKSSDTANESKSVSKLPESTPVKATKQGGTLKLALETDTPFSGIFSNELSTSDIDSEVASPGAETLFDTDNHYRITDKGPATLKLNRKNNTVTITVKKGVKWSDGKQVTAKDLEYPYEIIANKTSKSERYNKNLENILGLKDYHDGKASSISGIEMPNGENGRTIIIHFYELKPGMYNSGNRYFWETAEPYHYLKNVPFSKLVSSDQIRKKPLFFGPFKAAKVTRGQSVTWTPNKYYWRGKPKLNKIILQVVTPNSATQAIKSHKFDVADIIPTQWMQVKDTKNVNFIAQIPLAYHYIGFKVGKWDAKQNKNVMNKNAKMNNKALRQAIGYAMNVDQVDKHYTHGIKFRVPTLIPAQYGDYSDQTNPGFNFNLKKANNILDKAGFKKKGKWRTQPNGKPLTITFAAMSGDTNQEPIVQNYLQQWHKIGLNVKLAGGRLTEFNSFYDKIQNDDPTIDMYMAGWGLPSEPSPQSYYSETSILNYMRYVTPENNKLLREIDSPKAFNHKYRVQKFHEWQKYMAAQAWAIPIDNAYTITAVNSDITGYSKEPAQSNNNHPLWYKVGFVK
- a CDS encoding D-2-hydroxyacid dehydrogenase, with product MKIVNLDSYALNPGDLDWTPLKDFGDCQFYDRTPIDDDAEILKRIGDAEIVLTNKTPLNEHVINAAPNLKYIGVTATGYNVIDLDAAKNAGVTVTNVPSYGSDAVAQFTFALLLEIYNQVGLHNKLVHEGKWTSNPDFTFWAKPLSELQGKTIGLVGFGAIAKRVAEIAHAFRMNIIFYNHRPKDVPGPWVKQVSLDELYKQADIITLHVPQTPETTDMICAASIKKMKPGVVIINTARGGLINEADLAAALNDGQVAAAGVDVAQAEPIPADSPLLTAKNCYITPHIAWAPRETRDRLLQIVFANLRAYLNGEKLNVIE